The proteins below come from a single Oryzias latipes chromosome 14, ASM223467v1 genomic window:
- the htr3b gene encoding 5-hydroxytryptamine receptor 3B, giving the protein MWRDEFLVWDPEEFDGINEISLSSDALWVPDVIVSEFVKEGKSPPIPYVYVNSSGSVKNYRPIQAVLACSLEMYAFPFDKQNCSLTFRSWLHSVNEIDLALWRSADAIANDKREFMNDGEWELLSIPSQYRQISQDNTDYSQIQFNLLIRRRPLLYVVGLLIPSIFLMLVDVVSFYLPLDSGTRIAFKISILLGYTVFRVNLTDDLPASAVKTPLIGVFFVACKAMLMLSLTKSILVVKLLHHSEKEVKQMSLSACLLDKYGSAGHSYTDSIFTSIKTLDHINQPEDFDVDYSLEEDLLSLNEIQEVPSGLERLLQELVSLRLGFAQEDSESLAQSEWLSLCLRLDCLLFRFYLFVLALYTSTLLLLWASWSFA; this is encoded by the exons ATGTGGAGGGATGAATTTCTCGTTTGGGACCCAGAAGAGTTTGATGGCATCAATGAAATTTCCCTTTCGTCCGATGCTTTATGGGTTCCTGATGTCATCGTGAGTGAATT TGTGAAGGAGGGAAAGTCACCTCCAATTCCTTATGTTTATGTCAACTCTTCTGGCTCGGTGAAAAACTACCGGCCCATCCAGGCGGTGCTGGCGTGCAGCCTGGAGATGTATGCCTTTCCATTTGACAAGCAGAACTGCAGCCTCACCTTTCGCAGCTGGCTTCACTCAG TGAATGAAATAGATCTGGCCCTGTGGAGGAGTGCAGACGCCATCGCTAATGACAAGCGGGAGTTCATGAATGATGGAGAATGGGAGCTGCTGTCCATTCCTTCACAGTACCGGCAGATCAGTCAAGACAACACGGATTACTCACAGATCCAGTTCAAC ctgttgATCCGCCGGCGCCCCCTGCTGTATGTAGTGGGCCTCCTCATCCCCAGCATCTTTTTAATGTTGGTGGACGTGGTCAGCTTCTACCTTCCTCTGGACAGTGGCACGCGCATCGCCTTTAAGATCAGCATTCTTCTGGGATACACCGTCTTCAGAGTCAACCTCACTGATGACCTGCCTGCTTCTGCTGTCAAAACGCCGCTCATAG GTGTTTTCTTCGTGGCATGTAAGGCTATGTTGATGCTCAGCCTCACTAAGTCAATTTTGGTGGTAAAACTGCTCCATCACAGTGAGAAGGAGGTCAAGCAGATGTCTTTATCCGCCTGCCTGCTGGACAAGTACGGTTCTGCTGGTCACAGCTACACTGACAGCATTTTCACTTCCATCAAAACCCTGGATCACATCAACCAGCCTGAAG actttgatgttGACTACTCACTGGAGGAGGATTTGTTGTCCCTTAATGAGATCCAAGAAGTCCCCTCTGGGCTGGAGcggctcctccaggagctgGTCTCCCTCCGTTTGGGTTTTGCCCAGGAGGACAGCGAGTCCTTGGCTCAGTCGGAATGGCTATCCCTCTGCTTGCGGCTCGACTGCTTACTTTTTCGCTTTTATCTTTTTGTCCTTGCCTTGTATACAAGCACTTTGCTGCTCCTGTGGGCCAGCTGGAGCTTTGCTTAA